The following are encoded together in the Euwallacea fornicatus isolate EFF26 chromosome 11, ASM4011564v1, whole genome shotgun sequence genome:
- the LOC136341794 gene encoding ferritin light chain-like, with the protein MKIFILVVSTVILAAITSEPQECYVEELTMRGDNIIAIPRDSTQFHAQYGAIARAEADLQRYANSLLYKSFDLLSLSIYYDNYIKNLIGFDHLFLNMSNTLWDSSMDTIKYITFRGGRMSFANADPEDLLSEVSAELYELHSIARALDIQKSVAKKAVALHRDVATLRSEKHDAEVAYYLKENHIEAHRAVVRDLTGYVTDLSGLFSGKDSALSRYLYNVYLNAIY; encoded by the exons atgaaaatcttcattttagtCGTGTCTACAGTAATTTTAGCTGCGATTACTTCCGAACCACAAGAGTGTTATGTTGAAGAGTTGACCATGCGCGGTGATAATATCATAGCGATAC CACGAGATTCCACGCAGTTCCACGCCCAGTACGGCGCAATAGCCAGAGCAGAGGCAGACCTACAGAGATACGCCAATAGCCTCCTCTACAAGTCCTTCGATCTCCTTTCGCTATCTATCTACTACGacaattacattaaaaacctCATCGGTTTCGACCACCTCTTCTTGAACATGTCGAACACCCTCTGGGACAGCTCCATGGACACCATCAAGTATATAACCTTTCGCGGAGGACGAATGAGCTTCGCCAACGCTGACCCTGAGGACCTGCTCAGCGAAGTTTCCGCAGAGTTATATGAGCTCCACTCAATTGCCAGAGCTCTGGATATTCAGAAGAGTGTGGCTAAAAAGGCCGTCGCCTTACATCGCGACGTGGCTACTTTAAGGTCAGAGAAGCACGACGCAGAGGTGGCATATTACTTGAAGGAGAACCACATTGAGGCTCACAGAGCCGTAGTGAGGGATTTAACTGGGTATGTCACGGATCTGAGTGGTCTCTTCAGCGGTAAGGACTCAGCTCTGAGTCGTTATCTTTACAACGTCTATTTGAACGCTATTTATTAG
- the LOC136342157 gene encoding ferritin light chain-like isoform X1, whose amino-acid sequence MPGIMRVLLLITIALVATSYASVPETEECYLNVKDNCDSRLKVDTGLAHCDAKYGAFDKVEKDLQRFTNSLIHRSFDFLLLATHYADHIKNRPGFEKLFRGLSDQLWEDGIDTIKYITSRGGRMNLNNIEPEVSTDKSNLELYELHSIGKALDIEKKLAAKVFELHKQASGRTDEHHDAEVAHHLEEKFMEKQRDTIRTLAGHAKDLNSIMSSADSSLGLYLFDNYLQE is encoded by the exons ATGCCAG GAATCATGAGAGTCCTTCTTTTGATTACAATTGCTCTAGTTGCAACCAGTTATGCAAGTGTCCCAGAAACCGAAGAGTGCTATTTGAATGTCAAAGACAACTGTGATTCGAGATTAAAGGTGGATACAG GGCTGGCACATTGTGACGCCAAATATGGCGCCTTTGATAAGGTGGAAAAAGATCTCCAACGTTTCACCAATAGCCTCATACATCGTTCGTTTGATTTTCTCCTTTTGGCCACCCACTATGCCGACCACATAAAAAATCGTCCAGGTTTTGAGAAACTCTTTCGCGGCTTGTCCGACCAGCTTTGGGAAGATGGCATAGATACCATCAAATATATCACCTCTCGAGGTGGTCGAATGAACTTGAATAATATTGAGCCTGAAGTTTCTACCGATAAATCGAACTTGGAACTCTACGAGTTGCATTCCATCGGCAAAGCCCTGGACATTGAGAAGAAATTGGCCGCGAAAGTGTTCGAATTGCACAAGCAAGCTTCTGGGCGCACAGATGAGCACCACGATGCAGAAGTCGCTCATCACTTGGAAGAGAAGTTCATGGAGAAGCAGAGAGATACCATCAGGACTTTGGCTGGACATGCCAAAGATTTGAACAGCATCATGAGCAGTGCTGACTCATCTTTGGGACTGTATttgttcgataattatttacaGGAGTAG
- the LOC136342157 gene encoding ferritin light chain-like isoform X2 — protein MLGIMRVLLLITIALVATSYASVPETEECYLNVKDNCDSRLKVDTGLAHCDAKYGAFDKVEKDLQRFTNSLIHRSFDFLLLATHYADHIKNRPGFEKLFRGLSDQLWEDGIDTIKYITSRGGRMNLNNIEPEVSTDKSNLELYELHSIGKALDIEKKLAAKVFELHKQASGRTDEHHDAEVAHHLEEKFMEKQRDTIRTLAGHAKDLNSIMSSADSSLGLYLFDNYLQE, from the exons ATGTTAG GAATCATGAGAGTCCTTCTTTTGATTACAATTGCTCTAGTTGCAACCAGTTATGCAAGTGTCCCAGAAACCGAAGAGTGCTATTTGAATGTCAAAGACAACTGTGATTCGAGATTAAAGGTGGATACAG GGCTGGCACATTGTGACGCCAAATATGGCGCCTTTGATAAGGTGGAAAAAGATCTCCAACGTTTCACCAATAGCCTCATACATCGTTCGTTTGATTTTCTCCTTTTGGCCACCCACTATGCCGACCACATAAAAAATCGTCCAGGTTTTGAGAAACTCTTTCGCGGCTTGTCCGACCAGCTTTGGGAAGATGGCATAGATACCATCAAATATATCACCTCTCGAGGTGGTCGAATGAACTTGAATAATATTGAGCCTGAAGTTTCTACCGATAAATCGAACTTGGAACTCTACGAGTTGCATTCCATCGGCAAAGCCCTGGACATTGAGAAGAAATTGGCCGCGAAAGTGTTCGAATTGCACAAGCAAGCTTCTGGGCGCACAGATGAGCACCACGATGCAGAAGTCGCTCATCACTTGGAAGAGAAGTTCATGGAGAAGCAGAGAGATACCATCAGGACTTTGGCTGGACATGCCAAAGATTTGAACAGCATCATGAGCAGTGCTGACTCATCTTTGGGACTGTATttgttcgataattatttacaGGAGTAG
- the LOC136342160 gene encoding ferritin heavy chain-like, with translation MRVILGLFTIFFVQCALAELHCEHKKPDIPTEWLDLHDSCTNVVKAHIMEELKAALQYMAMGAHFSRDQVNRPGFAKLFFNAASEEREHAVKLIHYLLMRGKLTDGVTDLVIKNNLAPSVTEWADAASALRDALKLEATVTNKIKTLISVCDGSTAATNINDYHLADYLTGEFLTEQYEGQRDLAGKLSNLDKMMDSHGVLGEFLFDKKLL, from the exons ATGAGGGTTATCTTGGGATTGTTCACAATCTTCTTCGTCCAGTGTGCCCTAGCCGAGCTACATT GCGAACACAAAAAGCCTGACATCCCTACGGAGTGGCTGGATTTACATGATAGCTGCACTAATGTGGTAAAGGCCCATATTATGGAGGAATTAAAAGCCGCTCTCCAATACATGGCAATGGGAGCCCACTTTTCCCGGGACCAGGTCAATAGGCCTGGATTTGCTAAGTTGTTCTTCAATGCTGCCAGCGAAGAACGGGAACACGCCGTCAAACTTATTCATTATTTGCTGATGAGAGGGAAACTTACTGATGGAGTCACTGATTTGGTTATAAAGAAT aaTTTGGCGCCCAGCGTCACTGAGTGGGCAGACGCCGCTTCCGCCTTAAGAGACGCTCTTAAGCTCGAGGCTACTGTTACCAACAAAATCAAGACCTTGATCAGTGTCTGCGACGGCTCAACCGCAGCGACAAATATCAATGACTATCAC ttGGCCGATTATCTAACCGGAGAGTTCTTGACCGAACAATACGAGGGCCAGCGCGATTTGGCAGGCAAGCTGTCCAATCTTGACAAAATGATGGACAGCCACGGGGTTTTGGGAGAATTTTTGTTCGATAAGAAACTtctttaa